One genomic segment of Flagellimonas marinaquae includes these proteins:
- a CDS encoding lactonase family protein codes for MKKIILVGIVAVLAIACAEKPQEKPMYTLFVGTYTDGDSEGIYTYSFDASSGELSSKKLAAKLTNPSYLAISEDKKNLYAVQETANFDSLGGGVSAFKLKDDILELQNSMGTQGAHPCHLSLSGDGHLAVANYTGGNVSIFSLNEDGSLSENPQIIDHKPLDSVKTSHAHMAQFNIDGLMVTDLGLDTVKRYNQKDGEFVPAEQSSISFEDGAGPRHFTYGKNGQMLYVINELNSTISVFEKDGEGNYREVQVVLTLAADFDGESFCADLHLSPDGKFLYGSNRGENTIVIFAVDSDSGQLELVGREPVQGDWPRNFSMDPTGEFLLVANKKTSNIAVFKRDKENGTLTFMNETSHPNPVCLVFLD; via the coding sequence ATGAAAAAAATTATTCTAGTGGGTATAGTTGCTGTTTTAGCAATCGCTTGTGCGGAAAAACCTCAAGAAAAACCCATGTACACCCTATTTGTTGGAACGTATACCGATGGAGATAGTGAAGGCATCTACACGTATTCTTTTGATGCGAGTTCAGGGGAACTGTCCAGCAAAAAACTGGCGGCGAAGTTGACGAACCCATCCTATTTGGCCATTTCGGAAGACAAAAAGAACCTGTATGCGGTCCAAGAAACTGCCAATTTTGATAGTTTGGGCGGGGGTGTTTCCGCTTTTAAGTTGAAAGATGATATTTTGGAACTTCAGAACAGCATGGGAACCCAAGGGGCACATCCTTGTCATCTGTCACTTTCTGGAGACGGACATTTGGCCGTTGCCAACTATACCGGTGGCAATGTTTCTATTTTCTCCCTTAATGAAGACGGTTCTCTATCTGAAAATCCACAAATCATCGATCATAAACCATTGGACTCCGTTAAAACATCGCATGCGCACATGGCACAGTTTAATATAGATGGACTAATGGTTACCGATTTGGGACTGGATACGGTAAAACGATACAATCAAAAGGATGGAGAGTTCGTTCCTGCCGAACAGAGTTCAATATCGTTTGAAGATGGAGCAGGCCCTCGCCACTTTACCTATGGTAAGAATGGTCAAATGTTATATGTCATCAACGAATTGAACAGCACCATTTCCGTCTTTGAAAAAGATGGTGAAGGAAATTACCGAGAAGTTCAGGTGGTATTGACCTTAGCTGCTGATTTTGATGGGGAAAGCTTTTGTGCCGACTTGCATTTGTCTCCGGACGGGAAATTTTTATATGGTTCCAACCGTGGGGAAAACACTATTGTAATTTTTGCTGTGGATAGCGATTCAGGTCAATTGGAATTGGTTGGAAGAGAACCCGTTCAAGGGGATTGGCCGAGAAACTTTTCCATGGACCCAACGGGCGAATTCTTGTTGGTCGCCAATAAAAAGACCAGCAACATTGCAGTTTTTAAAAGAGATAAAGAAAACGGAACCTTGACTTTTATGAATGAGACCAGCCACCCAAACCCAGTTTGTTTGGTGTTTTTGGATTAA
- a CDS encoding MATE family efflux transporter, which produces MAKITSSELGEEPIGKLLIKQAVPASIGILVMSLNVLVDSIFVGNWIGSIAIAAINVVLPVSFFIAALGMAIGIGGSSIISRALGANNKEKALKTFGNQITLTLLVTISMVALGLYFVDNLIPAFGGKGSIFEPAKIYYTIILYGVPFLALCMMGNTVIRAEGKPRFAMIAMIIPSVGNLLMDYIFIYVFDWGMHGAAWATTVGYLLCFFYVFYFFLSKNSELKIDISHFGLDRPILREIGSLGFVTLARQAVTSITYLLMNNILFNLGGEAMVAVYAIIGRMLMFALFPVFGVTQGFLPIAGYNYGAQKFERVKQSIYTAIKYAALVATLVFVVLMVFPSEIASLFLSDRPELSVEELATNNFVLEHTPLAMRLVFAATPIIAIQLIGAAYFQAIGKAIPALLLTLTRQGFFFIPLILVLPKFMGELGVWLSFCIADLLSTIVTGIFLQKEIKNELS; this is translated from the coding sequence ATGGCCAAAATAACCTCAAGCGAACTCGGCGAAGAACCCATCGGAAAATTACTGATCAAACAGGCCGTACCCGCATCGATTGGTATCTTGGTAATGTCCCTGAACGTATTGGTGGACTCCATTTTTGTAGGCAACTGGATAGGCTCCATTGCCATTGCCGCAATCAATGTAGTGTTGCCCGTATCCTTCTTTATCGCTGCCTTGGGCATGGCGATTGGTATTGGGGGTTCCAGCATTATTTCGAGGGCACTTGGAGCAAATAACAAGGAAAAGGCCCTTAAAACGTTCGGAAACCAGATTACGTTGACCTTGTTGGTCACTATTTCCATGGTGGCGCTAGGGCTCTATTTTGTGGATAACCTGATTCCAGCTTTTGGCGGTAAAGGTTCCATTTTTGAACCCGCTAAGATTTATTACACTATCATTTTGTACGGAGTGCCCTTTCTTGCACTTTGCATGATGGGAAACACCGTGATACGTGCAGAAGGAAAACCTCGATTTGCCATGATCGCTATGATCATCCCGTCCGTTGGGAACCTCTTAATGGACTACATTTTTATTTATGTGTTCGATTGGGGTATGCATGGGGCCGCTTGGGCCACCACGGTAGGTTATTTGCTCTGTTTCTTCTATGTGTTTTACTTTTTTCTGTCCAAAAATTCGGAATTAAAAATAGATATTTCCCATTTTGGACTAGATCGACCCATTCTTCGGGAAATCGGTTCCTTGGGGTTTGTGACCTTGGCCAGACAGGCCGTTACCAGCATTACCTATTTGTTGATGAACAATATATTGTTCAACTTGGGAGGAGAGGCGATGGTAGCGGTGTATGCCATTATCGGCAGAATGTTGATGTTTGCCCTGTTCCCCGTTTTTGGCGTAACCCAAGGATTTCTTCCGATAGCTGGGTACAATTATGGCGCCCAAAAATTTGAAAGAGTAAAACAATCCATCTATACGGCAATTAAATATGCAGCCTTGGTAGCAACCCTTGTTTTTGTGGTTCTTATGGTTTTTCCCTCGGAAATCGCCTCATTGTTCCTAAGTGACCGGCCGGAGCTATCTGTCGAAGAACTGGCAACCAACAATTTTGTTTTGGAGCATACGCCTTTGGCCATGCGCTTGGTGTTTGCCGCGACTCCCATTATCGCCATACAGTTAATAGGTGCCGCATATTTTCAGGCAATCGGCAAAGCCATTCCCGCCTTATTGCTCACTTTGACCCGACAGGGCTTCTTTTTTATCCCGTTGATTTTGGTATTGCCCAAGTTTATGGGCGAGTTGGGTGTATGGCTCTCATTTTGTATTGCCGATCTGCTATCGACCATTGTGACCGGTATTTTTCTTCAAAAGGAAATCAAGAACGAACTCTCTTAA
- a CDS encoding DUF3050 domain-containing protein: protein MKIENLGKELEPLRNTLKNHLLYTQLDSLDDIKTFMESHVYAVWDFMSLLKALQRSLTCVDLPWQPCPNTEVARFINEIVLEEETDRNELGEPKSHFEMYLDAMKEVGADTEKVQATISSFNNLDKISDQIKKAQLNQAEKDFLQFTFDVISTRQPHIIAAAFTFGREDLIPDMFLSIIEQSGSNGPSRYKKLEYYLKRHIELDGDEHGPLALRMIKSLCGADEQKWDDVKVYSTKALKVRIALWNSIAQTLEKKKSKLVGTL from the coding sequence ATGAAAATTGAAAATCTGGGGAAAGAACTTGAACCCCTTCGCAATACGCTCAAAAATCACCTACTTTATACCCAATTGGATTCGTTGGATGACATTAAAACCTTTATGGAAAGCCATGTGTATGCCGTTTGGGATTTTATGTCTCTCCTAAAAGCACTTCAGCGCAGCTTAACTTGTGTAGATTTGCCCTGGCAGCCATGCCCCAATACCGAGGTGGCTCGTTTCATCAACGAAATTGTCCTGGAGGAAGAAACGGACCGCAACGAGTTGGGAGAGCCTAAAAGTCATTTTGAAATGTACCTCGACGCCATGAAAGAGGTTGGTGCAGATACGGAGAAAGTGCAAGCAACTATTTCTTCGTTCAATAATTTGGATAAAATCTCCGATCAAATTAAAAAAGCTCAACTCAACCAAGCAGAAAAGGATTTTCTTCAATTTACTTTTGATGTTATCAGCACCCGACAACCGCATATAATTGCAGCAGCATTTACCTTTGGCCGGGAGGATTTAATTCCTGATATGTTCTTGAGCATTATTGAACAATCTGGCTCAAATGGGCCGAGCAGGTACAAAAAATTGGAATATTATCTTAAAAGGCACATAGAGCTGGATGGCGATGAGCACGGCCCTTTGGCCCTACGTATGATCAAATCCCTATGTGGTGCAGATGAGCAAAAATGGGACGATGTTAAGGTTTATAGCACCAAGGCATTAAAGGTGAGAATTGCGCTTTGGAATAGCATTGCACAAACATTGGAAAAGAAAAAGAGCAAGTTGGTGGGAACCCTGTAG
- the hemH gene encoding ferrochelatase → MKKGVLLVNLGSPDSPTAKDVKPYLDEFLMDERVIDVNPVLRNIIVRGIILNTRPKKSAEAYSKIWWDEGSPLIIISERFAEKVRNQIELPVALGMRYGSMSIKEGLQELKEKGVDEVFLVPLYPHYAMSSYETVVVKALEVQQQDFPDMQMTTLPAFYSNPDYIKILSKSIAEGLKGFDYDHILFSYHGIPERHIRKSDPTKFHCQLNGQCCKTNSVAHHTCYRHQCYDTTELVKKELNLPEDKVSTSFQSRLGSDPWLQPFTDKEFERLGEEGIKKLAVITPAFVSDCLETLEEIAMEGKEQFQEAGGGDYIHIPCLNDRDDWAQLMAKWIKAWEVNGALPETHIR, encoded by the coding sequence GTGAAGAAAGGAGTTTTATTGGTCAACCTTGGGTCGCCGGACAGCCCAACAGCCAAAGATGTTAAGCCGTATTTGGATGAGTTTTTGATGGACGAACGTGTAATCGATGTAAATCCTGTTTTAAGGAATATTATAGTTCGAGGAATCATTCTGAATACTCGCCCAAAAAAATCCGCCGAAGCATATTCTAAAATTTGGTGGGACGAAGGTTCTCCTTTGATCATTATTTCGGAAAGGTTTGCAGAAAAGGTCCGAAATCAAATCGAATTACCGGTGGCATTGGGCATGAGATACGGTTCCATGTCCATTAAAGAAGGGTTACAAGAATTGAAGGAGAAAGGGGTCGATGAGGTGTTCTTGGTGCCGCTGTACCCACATTATGCCATGTCTTCCTATGAAACGGTTGTTGTAAAAGCACTGGAGGTGCAACAACAAGATTTCCCTGATATGCAAATGACCACTCTACCGGCCTTTTACAGTAATCCAGATTACATCAAAATATTATCCAAAAGTATAGCGGAAGGTTTAAAGGGTTTCGATTACGACCATATCCTATTTTCCTATCACGGAATTCCGGAGAGGCATATCAGAAAATCAGACCCGACCAAGTTCCATTGCCAGCTGAACGGACAGTGTTGCAAGACCAATTCCGTAGCGCACCATACCTGCTACCGCCACCAATGTTACGATACTACCGAACTGGTAAAGAAAGAGCTGAATTTGCCAGAAGATAAGGTGAGCACCTCATTCCAATCTAGATTGGGCAGTGACCCTTGGCTGCAACCATTTACCGACAAGGAGTTTGAACGATTAGGGGAAGAAGGTATAAAAAAATTGGCCGTAATCACTCCTGCATTTGTGAGCGATTGCCTAGAAACTCTTGAGGAAATTGCCATGGAAGGCAAGGAACAGTTCCAAGAAGCAGGCGGTGGAGACTACATCCACATTCCATGCTTGAACGACCGCGACGACTGGGCCCAACTTATGGCCAAATGGATCAAAGCATGGGAAGTTAACGGTGCTTTGCCAGAAACCCATATCCGATAA
- a CDS encoding mechanosensitive ion channel family protein: MESFYDTVSKESLIYLGAALLVLVLLFWGTAALMKRLGKNPKYLLPKSSFKRLATPLVLIFIAVLLRMKALRDLLNLEDAGYWFRKASTILFIFAMAWAMIAMLKIIKAVIIKNYDIGVADNLKARKVYTQFTILERIFIFIIVLLATGFALMSFEEIREVGISIFASAGVAGIIIGFSAQQFIGTILAGIQIAIAQPIKLDDVVIVEGEWGRIEEITLTYVVVSIWDKRRLIVPTPYFINQPFQNWTKTSADLMGTVFLYVDYNVPFDKIREEQTKILNNTDLWDGKVNVVQVTDTKPNYLEIRCLVSAKDSSTAWDLRVYLRERLIVYLQENYPESIARTTRLTVEHKNEEN; encoded by the coding sequence ATGGAGTCCTTTTATGATACAGTTTCCAAAGAGTCGCTTATTTACTTGGGCGCTGCCCTTCTTGTGCTCGTTCTCCTGTTTTGGGGTACAGCAGCGCTGATGAAACGATTGGGCAAGAATCCGAAGTATCTTTTGCCCAAAAGTTCTTTTAAACGATTGGCTACGCCATTGGTTTTGATTTTTATTGCCGTACTCCTTAGGATGAAGGCATTACGTGACCTCCTTAACCTCGAGGATGCAGGATATTGGTTTAGAAAGGCCAGCACCATCCTATTTATTTTTGCCATGGCGTGGGCAATGATCGCCATGTTAAAGATTATAAAAGCGGTAATCATCAAAAACTACGACATTGGTGTTGCCGATAATTTAAAGGCACGTAAAGTTTATACACAGTTTACAATTCTGGAGCGTATTTTTATTTTTATCATAGTCTTGCTTGCAACTGGTTTTGCATTGATGAGCTTTGAAGAAATCCGTGAGGTGGGCATCAGTATTTTTGCTTCTGCAGGAGTGGCGGGTATCATTATCGGGTTTTCGGCACAACAGTTTATCGGTACTATTTTGGCTGGCATCCAAATTGCCATTGCCCAACCCATTAAACTTGATGATGTGGTAATTGTGGAAGGGGAATGGGGCCGTATCGAAGAGATTACTTTAACGTATGTTGTGGTGAGTATTTGGGACAAAAGGCGTTTGATCGTGCCTACACCTTACTTTATAAATCAGCCCTTCCAAAATTGGACCAAAACATCTGCCGATTTAATGGGAACCGTTTTTCTGTATGTGGATTATAATGTTCCGTTTGATAAAATTCGAGAAGAACAAACAAAAATCCTGAACAATACCGATCTTTGGGACGGTAAGGTAAACGTTGTACAAGTTACGGATACCAAACCAAATTATTTGGAAATTCGATGTTTGGTCAGTGCCAAAGACTCGTCCACGGCCTGGGACCTCAGGGTGTATTTAAGGGAAAGACTGATTGTTTACCTCCAAGAAAATTACCCAGAAAGTATTGCTAGAACCACGAGATTGACGGTTGAACATAAAAATGAAGAAAATTGA
- a CDS encoding N-acetylmuramoyl-L-alanine amidase-like domain-containing protein: protein MKQTILALLLTLGYGLNAQQITCSPEDKSLFEVKLLDLMQTKGANLGDTIAQVGRSFLGTPYVEKTLEVGDTETLVVNFGGLDCTTFVENVLAFSLMLQNRQKDFESFTDNLETVRYRNGSLNGYPSRLHYFTEWIRNNERKGLVKDITEELGGEKLEKSINFMGTHRNLYPFLASDENFEAILEVEKALDTEEICYLPKGQIESKEHLIKSGDIIALATSIKGLDVTHTGIALHRPDGRLHLLHASSKNGEVEISELPLADYLKNIKSNIGIIVARPALVSF from the coding sequence ATGAAACAAACTATACTCGCTCTTTTATTGACTTTGGGATATGGGTTAAATGCACAACAGATTACCTGTTCCCCAGAGGACAAATCGCTTTTTGAAGTTAAGCTTTTGGACCTAATGCAAACCAAAGGCGCCAACTTGGGCGACACCATTGCACAGGTGGGCCGATCGTTCCTTGGAACTCCGTATGTGGAAAAAACTCTCGAAGTTGGTGATACGGAAACTTTGGTGGTGAACTTCGGCGGATTGGATTGTACAACATTTGTGGAAAATGTATTGGCTTTTAGCCTGATGCTGCAAAACCGGCAAAAGGATTTTGAAAGCTTTACGGACAATCTGGAGACTGTTCGGTATAGAAACGGCAGTTTAAACGGGTATCCTTCTCGTTTACACTATTTTACAGAATGGATTCGGAATAACGAGCGTAAGGGGTTAGTAAAGGACATCACCGAGGAATTAGGGGGCGAGAAACTGGAAAAGTCCATTAATTTTATGGGGACCCATCGTAACCTGTACCCTTTTTTGGCCAGCGATGAGAATTTTGAAGCAATATTAGAGGTGGAAAAGGCACTGGACACAGAAGAAATTTGTTATTTGCCAAAGGGCCAAATAGAAAGCAAGGAACACCTGATAAAATCCGGGGACATTATTGCTTTGGCCACATCTATAAAAGGATTGGATGTAACACATACCGGAATTGCATTGCACAGACCCGATGGTAGGTTGCATCTATTACATGCTTCCAGTAAGAATGGTGAAGTAGAGATTTCCGAGTTGCCGTTGGCGGATTACCTCAAAAACATCAAAAGCAATATAGGAATCATTGTTGCCAGACCTGCTTTAGTCTCTTTTTAA